One Streptomyces sp. NBC_01237 genomic region harbors:
- a CDS encoding helix-turn-helix transcriptional regulator, with the protein MADTGIGLDARSELLYRKLLLRATWRTHELAQALAWSADQVMRALDGLRTEGLASASGEDGAAFRAVEPCIALPALLAWRMREGRSPQPCPIQIGRFIALHEQAERFGDPVGGGESRHDVSVTIERLVAKVEREVVFLVPQHSEGGFEFSRPIVDMVLRRGARFRSVWASSVLQSPGAMAHAQWLTQEGAALRSVGTVPPRAMIMDGAVAVVIDETEGARVVRSAAELERLCALAERFWERGATVRQTGRQPGATTRRPRSEVVLRLLSEGLTDDAIARRLGCSVRTVRNDVASAMAALDARSRFQAGARAMQVGLI; encoded by the coding sequence GTGGCGGACACGGGGATCGGTCTGGATGCGCGGTCGGAGCTTCTGTACCGGAAGCTGCTTCTGCGGGCGACATGGAGGACGCACGAACTGGCGCAGGCCCTGGCGTGGTCGGCGGACCAGGTGATGCGAGCGCTGGACGGGCTGCGCACCGAAGGTCTGGCCAGTGCCTCGGGGGAGGACGGAGCGGCCTTCCGCGCCGTCGAGCCGTGCATAGCCCTGCCGGCGCTGCTGGCCTGGCGGATGCGTGAGGGCCGCTCGCCACAGCCCTGCCCCATCCAGATCGGCAGGTTCATCGCCCTGCACGAGCAGGCGGAGCGTTTCGGTGACCCCGTCGGCGGCGGCGAGAGCCGGCACGATGTGTCGGTGACGATCGAACGCCTGGTCGCCAAGGTCGAGCGCGAGGTCGTGTTCCTGGTCCCCCAGCACAGCGAGGGCGGCTTCGAGTTCTCCCGCCCCATCGTGGACATGGTGCTGAGGCGCGGTGCGCGATTCCGGTCCGTGTGGGCCTCCTCGGTGCTCCAGTCGCCGGGAGCCATGGCGCATGCCCAGTGGCTCACGCAGGAGGGCGCGGCGCTGCGCTCGGTCGGTACGGTGCCGCCGCGCGCCATGATCATGGACGGCGCTGTCGCGGTGGTCATCGACGAGACCGAAGGGGCCCGTGTCGTGCGCTCCGCCGCCGAACTGGAGCGGCTGTGCGCCCTCGCCGAGCGGTTCTGGGAGCGCGGAGCGACGGTCCGCCAGACCGGCAGGCAGCCCGGTGCCACCACGCGTCGGCCCCGTTCGGAAGTCGTCCTGCGGCTCCTGTCCGAAGGGCTGACCGACGACGCGATCGCCCGCCGGCTGGGTTGCAGCGTCCGCACGGTGCGCAATGACGTCGCGTCCGCGATGGCCGCCCTCGACGCGCGCAGCCGTTTCCAGGCCGGGGCGCGGGCCATGCAGGTCGGCCTGATCTGA
- a CDS encoding MarR family winged helix-turn-helix transcriptional regulator: MSREDQDRLSRAALTVFRLNGQFLAVADGLARPVGLTAAWWQVLGAVLPEPLPVAGIARAMGITRQSVQRIADLLVTKGLAEYVENPAHRRAKLLRPTAEGLAAVGGINPGHKEFAARLAEELGEEEFTRAVQALERLSAALDTVTSASPGGEAP, from the coding sequence ATGAGCCGGGAGGACCAGGACCGGCTGAGCCGGGCGGCGCTCACGGTCTTCCGGCTGAACGGACAGTTCCTCGCCGTCGCGGACGGGCTGGCCCGGCCCGTCGGGCTGACGGCGGCGTGGTGGCAGGTGCTGGGCGCGGTGCTGCCCGAGCCGTTGCCCGTGGCCGGGATCGCCCGGGCGATGGGGATCACCCGCCAGAGCGTGCAGCGGATCGCGGACCTGCTGGTCACGAAGGGGCTCGCGGAGTACGTGGAGAACCCGGCCCACCGGCGCGCCAAGCTGCTCCGGCCCACCGCGGAGGGGCTGGCGGCCGTGGGCGGAATCAACCCCGGACACAAGGAGTTCGCGGCGCGGCTGGCCGAGGAACTGGGCGAGGAGGAGTTCACGCGGGCCGTGCAGGCGCTGGAGCGGCTGTCGGCGGCGCTGGACACGGTGACGTCCGCGTCTCCGGGCGGGGAAGCCCCGTAA
- a CDS encoding abortive phage infection protein translates to MRSSGISRARFLAGTAALGVAGAAGPLLSAAPAGASPRPGLTYRGVLYEVADGENPATGWNAKRMRADLRVIRNDLHANSVSVWGDGVERLAATAAEAAERGLHVWLQPRLGDVPEADILDHLAETGRHAERLRRQGARVHLSVGCEFVLYVPGIVPGDSALERVENLLNGTFDPVLMRRRLTSFIARAAKAGRSVFRGPLTYGAAHEDVVDWDLFDLVSVNYYAYHGSRAGYVRDLRPYLRWGKPVAITECGTCTYVGAPEQGGMGWNVVDYEKGEIKGDLVRSERVQAAYLTDVFDVFESLGLYAALVYAFSAPDAPHRPDDPLHDLDMATYNLVKTIRDGDPDDPASPWHWEPKESFHALSRHFGRAGR, encoded by the coding sequence GTGCGGAGCAGTGGAATCAGCCGGGCACGGTTTCTGGCCGGGACGGCGGCGCTGGGGGTGGCGGGAGCGGCCGGTCCGCTGCTCTCGGCGGCCCCGGCCGGCGCGTCACCGCGACCGGGACTGACGTATCGGGGCGTGCTGTACGAGGTCGCCGACGGCGAGAACCCGGCGACCGGGTGGAACGCGAAGCGTATGCGCGCCGACCTCCGGGTGATCAGGAACGATCTGCACGCCAACTCCGTCTCGGTCTGGGGCGACGGCGTCGAACGGCTCGCGGCCACGGCGGCCGAGGCGGCCGAACGCGGCCTGCACGTCTGGCTCCAGCCGCGCCTGGGCGACGTCCCGGAGGCGGACATCCTCGACCACCTCGCCGAGACCGGCCGGCACGCGGAACGGCTGCGACGCCAGGGGGCGCGCGTACACCTCAGCGTCGGGTGCGAGTTCGTGCTGTACGTACCGGGGATCGTCCCGGGGGACTCGGCGCTCGAACGCGTGGAGAACCTGCTCAACGGGACGTTCGATCCCGTGCTGATGCGGCGGCGTCTCACCTCGTTCATCGCACGGGCGGCGAAGGCCGGACGATCCGTGTTCCGGGGGCCGCTGACGTACGGCGCGGCGCACGAGGACGTGGTGGACTGGGACCTCTTCGACCTGGTGAGCGTCAACTACTACGCGTATCACGGCAGTCGGGCCGGATACGTCCGCGACCTGCGCCCGTATCTGCGGTGGGGCAAGCCGGTCGCCATCACCGAGTGCGGCACGTGCACGTACGTCGGGGCACCCGAGCAGGGCGGCATGGGCTGGAACGTCGTCGACTACGAGAAGGGCGAGATCAAGGGCGACCTGGTCCGCAGCGAGCGGGTCCAGGCGGCGTACCTGACCGACGTGTTCGACGTCTTCGAGTCGCTGGGCCTGTACGCGGCGCTGGTCTACGCCTTCTCCGCCCCCGACGCCCCCCACCGCCCCGACGACCCGCTGCACGACCTGGACATGGCCACGTACAACCTCGTGAAGACGATCCGCGACGGCGACCCCGACGACCCGGCGTCCCCCTGGCACTGGGAACCGAAGGAGTCCTTCCACGCACTGTCACGGCACTTCGGGAGGGCGGGGCGGTGA
- a CDS encoding aspartate aminotransferase family protein yields MTPHAPHAPYVDSAAGAAVKAADRAHVFHSWSAQGLIDPLAVAGAEGAYFWDYDGNRYLDFTSGLVYTNIGYQHPTVVAAIQEQAGKLVTFAPAFAVEARSEAARLIAERTPGDLDKIFFTNGGAEAVENAIRMARLHTGRTKVFSAYRSYHGATSTAINLTGDPRRWPSDNGSAGVVRFWTPFLYRSPFHAGTEAEECARALQHLEDTLAFEGPATVAAIILETIPGTAGIMTPPPGYLAGVREICDRHGIVFVLDEVMAGFGRTGKWFAADHYDVVPDLMTFAKGVNSGYVPLGGVAINAEIAATFDTRPYPGGLTYSGHPLACAAAVATIRVMEDEKVIENAAHIGETVLGPGLRELAERHPSVGEVRGLGAFWALDLVRDKETREPLVPYNATGEANAPMAAFGAAAKKHGLWPFINMNRTHAVPACNVTEAEAKEGLAALDAALAVADEHTA; encoded by the coding sequence ATGACCCCTCATGCCCCTCATGCCCCGTATGTCGACTCCGCGGCCGGTGCGGCCGTGAAGGCCGCAGACCGCGCGCACGTGTTCCACTCCTGGTCCGCCCAGGGCCTGATCGACCCGCTCGCCGTCGCCGGCGCCGAGGGGGCGTATTTCTGGGACTACGACGGCAACCGCTACCTCGACTTCACCAGCGGTCTCGTCTACACCAACATCGGCTACCAGCACCCCACCGTCGTCGCCGCGATCCAGGAGCAGGCGGGCAAACTCGTCACGTTCGCCCCCGCCTTCGCCGTCGAGGCGCGCTCCGAGGCCGCACGCCTCATCGCCGAGCGCACCCCCGGCGACCTGGACAAGATCTTCTTCACCAACGGCGGCGCCGAGGCCGTCGAGAACGCCATCCGCATGGCCCGGCTGCACACCGGCCGCACGAAGGTGTTCTCCGCCTACCGCTCGTACCACGGCGCCACCTCCACCGCGATCAACCTCACCGGCGACCCGCGCCGCTGGCCCTCCGACAACGGCTCCGCGGGCGTCGTCCGTTTCTGGACCCCGTTCCTCTACCGCTCGCCGTTCCACGCCGGGACCGAGGCCGAGGAGTGCGCCCGCGCACTCCAGCACCTGGAGGACACCCTCGCCTTCGAGGGCCCGGCCACCGTCGCCGCCATCATCCTGGAGACGATCCCCGGCACCGCGGGCATCATGACCCCGCCGCCCGGCTACCTCGCGGGCGTCCGCGAGATCTGCGACCGGCACGGCATCGTGTTCGTCCTCGACGAGGTCATGGCCGGTTTCGGCCGCACCGGCAAGTGGTTCGCCGCCGACCACTACGACGTGGTGCCGGACCTGATGACCTTCGCCAAGGGCGTCAACTCCGGTTACGTACCGCTCGGTGGCGTCGCCATCAACGCCGAGATCGCCGCCACCTTCGACACCCGCCCCTACCCGGGCGGCCTCACCTATTCCGGCCACCCGCTGGCCTGCGCCGCCGCCGTCGCCACCATCCGTGTGATGGAGGACGAGAAGGTCATCGAGAACGCCGCGCACATCGGTGAGACGGTCCTCGGCCCCGGCCTGCGCGAGCTGGCCGAGCGCCACCCCTCGGTCGGCGAGGTCCGCGGCCTCGGCGCGTTCTGGGCGCTGGACCTGGTCCGCGACAAGGAGACCCGCGAGCCGCTCGTGCCGTACAACGCCACGGGCGAGGCCAACGCCCCGATGGCGGCCTTCGGAGCGGCGGCGAAGAAGCACGGCCTGTGGCCCTTCATCAACATGAACCGCACCCACGCCGTTCCCGCCTGCAACGTCACGGAGGCGGAGGCGAAGGAAGGGCTCGCGGCTCTGGACGCGGCCCTCGCGGTCGCCGACGAGCACACGGCGTAG
- a CDS encoding GntR family transcriptional regulator, with translation MCASGGVTRSTLRQQIADALRDEVLAGRLPPGREFTVKQIAEQYGVSATPVREALFDLSAQGLLASDQHRGFQVREFTVADYRSMVEARSLVVEGIFRSPGDQVATRDDAMASIRRRAAEAVRAAKGGDLDVLIGYDLRFWRELGAFVMNPYISDFLTKLRVQAWVFAVHRLRGDEDNGNWLWFGHEELVEAIARGDRDQVHATMRSYYAHALAWADRLAEEEARDRAPAAEPAPEETRA, from the coding sequence ATGTGTGCGAGCGGAGGTGTGACCCGCAGTACGCTGCGCCAGCAGATCGCCGACGCGCTGCGTGACGAGGTGCTCGCAGGGCGTTTGCCGCCGGGGCGGGAATTCACGGTCAAACAGATCGCCGAGCAGTACGGAGTCTCCGCGACGCCCGTCCGCGAGGCGCTCTTCGACCTCTCCGCGCAGGGGCTGCTCGCGTCCGATCAGCACCGCGGCTTCCAGGTCCGCGAATTCACCGTCGCCGACTACCGCTCCATGGTGGAGGCGCGCTCCCTCGTGGTGGAGGGCATCTTCCGCAGCCCAGGGGACCAGGTGGCCACCCGGGACGACGCGATGGCGTCGATCCGACGGCGCGCGGCGGAGGCGGTACGGGCGGCGAAGGGCGGCGACCTCGACGTACTGATCGGGTACGACCTGCGGTTCTGGCGGGAGCTCGGGGCGTTCGTCATGAACCCGTACATCAGCGACTTCCTCACCAAACTCCGCGTCCAGGCATGGGTGTTCGCCGTGCACCGGCTGCGCGGCGACGAGGACAACGGGAACTGGCTGTGGTTCGGCCACGAGGAACTGGTCGAGGCGATCGCCCGCGGCGACCGGGACCAGGTCCACGCGACGATGCGGTCCTACTACGCGCACGCGCTGGCCTGGGCGGACCGGCTGGCCGAGGAGGAGGCCCGGGACAGGGCCCCCGCCGCCGAGCCCGCCCCGGAAGAGACCCGCGCCTGA
- the recR gene encoding recombination mediator RecR, producing MYEGVVQDLIDELGRLPGVGPKSAQRIAFHILQTEPTDVRRLAHALLEVKDKVRFCAVCGNVAQQEQCGICRDPRRDQTVICVVEEPKDVVAIERTREFRGRYHVLGGAISPIEGVGPDDLRIRELLARLADGSITELILATDPNLEGEATATYLARMVKPMGLRVTRLASGLPVGGDLEYADEVTLGRAFEGRRLLDV from the coding sequence TTGTACGAAGGCGTTGTTCAGGACCTCATCGACGAGTTGGGCAGGCTGCCCGGCGTCGGTCCCAAGAGCGCCCAGCGGATCGCCTTCCACATTCTTCAGACCGAGCCCACCGACGTACGCCGTCTCGCCCATGCCCTCCTGGAGGTCAAGGACAAGGTCCGGTTCTGCGCCGTGTGCGGCAACGTCGCCCAGCAGGAACAGTGCGGGATCTGCCGGGACCCGCGCCGCGATCAGACGGTCATCTGTGTGGTCGAGGAACCCAAGGATGTCGTCGCGATCGAGCGGACCCGTGAATTCCGGGGCCGCTACCACGTCCTCGGCGGCGCGATCAGCCCGATCGAGGGCGTCGGCCCGGACGACCTGCGCATCCGGGAACTGCTGGCCCGGCTCGCGGACGGTTCCATCACGGAACTGATCCTGGCGACCGACCCCAACCTGGAGGGCGAGGCCACCGCGACGTACCTGGCGCGGATGGTCAAGCCGATGGGCCTCAGAGTGACCCGGCTGGCCAGTGGCCTGCCCGTGGGCGGCGACCTGGAGTACGCCGACGAGGTCACCCTGGGCCGCGCCTTCGAAGGAAGGCGGCTGCTGGATGTCTGA
- a CDS encoding ABC transporter permease, translating to MTVIDAEISPQPTARLTRSTAEQWGGSSLFTQTLALTARSVRPYLQAGVLVVTFIEPLVMLLMFGGVLRVLGDTAVPENDMSYIAGLAPAIMIITAVAAGAQAGNGLINDLRNDVITRFHTMPISRFSVLLARSFADAARSLYQLIAVAVLAWLIFDFEPPGGFLGVVGSILLALLVGWSMSWIFIALAAVLRNGDVLRMITTLCTFPLLFASNAFVDPESMPVWLRVVAEANPISYANDAMRGLVAGQATLTEMLATLAVSFVLVAVCAPIANRSFRVL from the coding sequence ATGACGGTCATCGACGCCGAGATCAGCCCGCAGCCGACGGCACGGCTGACCCGGAGCACCGCCGAACAGTGGGGCGGCAGCAGCCTGTTCACCCAGACCCTGGCGCTCACCGCACGGTCCGTCCGGCCGTACCTCCAGGCCGGGGTGCTCGTCGTGACGTTCATCGAGCCGCTGGTCATGCTGCTGATGTTCGGCGGTGTGCTGCGCGTGCTCGGCGACACCGCCGTGCCCGAGAACGACATGTCCTACATCGCCGGCCTGGCCCCCGCGATCATGATCATCACCGCGGTCGCGGCCGGTGCCCAGGCGGGCAACGGCCTGATCAACGACCTGCGCAACGATGTGATCACCCGGTTCCACACGATGCCGATCTCCCGGTTCAGCGTGCTGCTGGCCAGGAGCTTCGCGGACGCCGCCCGGTCGCTCTACCAGCTGATCGCCGTGGCCGTACTGGCCTGGCTGATCTTCGACTTCGAGCCGCCGGGCGGATTCCTCGGTGTGGTCGGCTCGATCCTGCTGGCCCTGCTCGTCGGCTGGTCCATGAGCTGGATCTTCATCGCGCTGGCCGCCGTGCTGCGCAACGGTGATGTGCTGCGCATGATCACGACCCTGTGCACCTTCCCGCTGCTGTTCGCCTCCAACGCGTTCGTGGACCCGGAGTCGATGCCGGTCTGGCTGCGCGTGGTCGCCGAGGCGAACCCGATCTCGTACGCCAACGACGCGATGCGCGGACTGGTGGCCGGGCAGGCCACGCTCACGGAGATGCTCGCCACCCTGGCCGTCTCCTTCGTCCTGGTGGCGGTGTGCGCACCGATCGCGAACCGTTCCTTCCGGGTGCTGTGA
- a CDS encoding type 1 glutamine amidotransferase family protein: MPRTTVHLAVYDTFADWETGHTTAHLAKNGYTVRTVGAGPEAVTTMGGLRVLPDLTLDELRPEDSALLLLTGADLWDSGDELAPFAREARAFLDAGVPVAAICGATAGLAREGLLDDRAHTSAVSFYLAATGYGGAERYVEADAVTDGGLLVTAGPTEPVAFAREVFGLLGVYEPKKLDAWYRLFHDSDVSAFEVLQG, encoded by the coding sequence ATGCCCCGCACGACCGTTCACCTGGCTGTATACGACACGTTCGCCGACTGGGAGACGGGACACACGACCGCCCATCTCGCCAAAAACGGCTACACCGTCCGGACCGTGGGCGCGGGCCCGGAGGCCGTCACCACCATGGGCGGCCTGCGCGTCCTGCCCGATCTGACACTGGACGAGCTGCGGCCCGAGGACAGCGCGCTGCTCCTCCTCACCGGGGCGGACCTCTGGGACTCCGGCGACGAGCTGGCCCCGTTCGCCCGCGAGGCCCGCGCCTTCCTCGACGCGGGGGTGCCGGTCGCCGCGATCTGCGGGGCGACGGCGGGACTGGCCCGCGAAGGGCTCCTCGACGACCGGGCGCACACCAGCGCCGTCTCCTTCTACCTGGCCGCCACCGGATACGGAGGCGCCGAGCGCTACGTGGAGGCCGACGCGGTGACGGACGGCGGGCTCCTCGTCACGGCGGGGCCGACCGAGCCGGTGGCGTTCGCCCGCGAGGTGTTCGGGCTGCTGGGGGTGTACGAGCCGAAGAAGCTGGACGCCTGGTACCGGCTGTTCCACGACTCCGACGTGAGCGCGTTCGAGGTGTTGCAGGGATGA
- a CDS encoding SLATT domain-containing protein, with protein sequence MSQPEMQPEGPPRKESDAGSGGGTEAEQSVPISAAGRDLTGRAFPLGDWGEPAERLDELYRWVETGALRTADWYLNDRIRKRRGARALRLGTAAGVVAGTALPLLDLTGALSGSAGWGYLSLLLGAACMACDRYFGLTSGWIRDLATAQAVQRRLQVLQFDWASECVREVLGPSEGTASEAAERCLGVLRRFSEDVTELVRSETADWMVEFRAGPAPMGMQSLVSGGGAARAEPGAGAGRFAMPSVATRPNMPRQRPPESPR encoded by the coding sequence GTGAGTCAGCCGGAGATGCAGCCCGAGGGGCCGCCCCGCAAGGAGTCCGACGCGGGATCCGGTGGGGGTACCGAGGCGGAACAATCTGTTCCGATTTCCGCCGCGGGACGTGACCTGACCGGTCGCGCCTTCCCGCTCGGCGACTGGGGCGAGCCCGCCGAACGCCTCGACGAGCTGTACCGCTGGGTCGAGACGGGCGCCCTGCGTACCGCCGACTGGTATCTGAACGACCGGATCCGGAAGCGGCGCGGGGCCCGCGCGCTGCGGCTCGGCACCGCCGCCGGGGTGGTCGCGGGCACGGCGCTGCCGCTGCTCGACCTCACGGGCGCCCTGTCCGGGTCGGCCGGCTGGGGCTATCTGTCGTTACTCCTGGGCGCCGCCTGCATGGCGTGCGACCGGTACTTCGGTCTCACCTCCGGCTGGATAAGGGATCTCGCGACGGCCCAGGCCGTGCAGCGGCGCCTTCAGGTGCTCCAGTTCGACTGGGCGTCGGAGTGCGTGCGCGAGGTCCTCGGGCCGTCCGAGGGAACGGCCAGCGAGGCCGCCGAGCGGTGCCTCGGGGTGCTGCGGAGGTTCTCGGAGGACGTCACCGAGCTGGTCAGGTCGGAGACCGCGGACTGGATGGTGGAGTTCCGGGCCGGGCCCGCGCCGATGGGGATGCAGTCACTGGTGTCCGGGGGCGGGGCGGCGCGGGCGGAGCCGGGGGCGGGGGCGGGGCGGTTCGCGATGCCGTCGGTTGCCACCCGGCCGAACATGCCGCGGCAGCGGCCGCCGGAGTCGCCGCGCTGA
- a CDS encoding DUF5063 domain-containing protein, which translates to MSDATLNSVTQDPDDFAVQIADQIKTFIVAVTEVSKVDEPEEAVPVLLLQVSQLLLAGGRLGAYEDVLPDERYEPDLGAEPDADGLRERFAALLEPIDVYSEVFDPYEPRKPPVPHRISDDLADLVTDLGHGLAHYDADRTAEALWWWQFSYFSNWGSTASATLRALQSLIAHIRLNQPLEELDGLDIDQDPGEDDLAEEAGRVMVAEIAGPLGLRPVK; encoded by the coding sequence ATGTCTGACGCCACGCTGAACTCCGTCACGCAGGACCCGGACGACTTCGCCGTCCAGATCGCGGACCAGATCAAGACGTTCATCGTCGCGGTCACCGAGGTGTCCAAGGTCGACGAGCCCGAGGAGGCCGTCCCGGTCCTGCTCCTCCAGGTCTCCCAGCTCCTGCTCGCGGGCGGCCGCCTCGGTGCGTACGAGGACGTCCTGCCCGACGAGCGGTACGAACCGGACCTCGGCGCCGAGCCGGACGCGGACGGGCTGCGCGAACGCTTCGCGGCCCTCCTGGAGCCGATCGACGTCTACTCCGAGGTCTTCGACCCGTACGAGCCCCGCAAGCCCCCGGTCCCGCACCGCATCTCGGACGACCTGGCCGATCTGGTCACCGACCTCGGCCACGGACTGGCCCACTACGATGCCGACCGCACCGCCGAGGCGCTGTGGTGGTGGCAGTTCTCGTACTTCTCCAACTGGGGCTCCACCGCCTCCGCCACCCTGCGCGCCCTCCAGTCCCTGATCGCCCACATCCGCCTCAACCAGCCCCTCGAAGAGCTCGACGGCCTGGACATCGACCAGGACCCGGGCGAGGACGACCTGGCGGAGGAGGCGGGGCGCGTGATGGTGGCGGAGATCGCGGGACCGCTGGGGCTGCGACCGGTGAAGTAG
- a CDS encoding YbaB/EbfC family nucleoid-associated protein → MIPGGGQPNMQQLLQQAQKMQQDLAVAQEELARTEVDGQAGGGLVRATVTGSGELRALVIDPKAVDPEDTETLADLVVAAVQAANENAQALQQQKLGPLAQGLGGMPGLPF, encoded by the coding sequence GTGATTCCCGGTGGTGGTCAGCCCAACATGCAGCAGCTGCTCCAGCAGGCCCAGAAGATGCAGCAGGACCTTGCCGTGGCCCAGGAGGAACTGGCCAGGACCGAGGTCGACGGCCAGGCGGGCGGGGGCCTGGTGCGGGCCACCGTGACCGGCTCGGGCGAGCTCCGTGCCCTGGTGATCGACCCCAAGGCCGTGGACCCGGAGGACACCGAGACGCTGGCCGACCTGGTGGTCGCCGCGGTCCAGGCGGCCAACGAGAACGCGCAGGCGCTCCAGCAGCAGAAGCTGGGCCCGCTGGCCCAGGGCCTGGGCGGCATGCCCGGTCTCCCCTTCTGA
- a CDS encoding ABC1 kinase family protein: MQHTAFLILIPVLFVFTLVGLSMGARRLLGIRIGKIRAAIGGTVGVLATMQIISAMGPSSHRPAMTSVQVGCGILVTMLFLAISEVLLPSSMLSDLVRLPGVIRRRVARTRRYAELSAIAMRNGLSPSLRGLARAGSPKGSVAGRQQSARRLRLALEEAGATFVKLGQMLSTRYDLLPAEYVEEFSRLHHQAAAEPWERVREALTEELGRDPETVFASFDREPLAAGSMAQVHRARLADGQEIAVKVQRPGAEQVVDRDLDILLRIGRKLEEHTHWARSLGLCDLIGGFAASLHEELDFRTEARNMAAITAGAAESGATGTIRTPRVYEEFSTERVLTLEWLDGVPLTSAGGAIAARGLDGAALAQQLLDCILEQIMLGGVFHADPHPGNVLLLSTGELGLIDFGSVGRLDRTMRSALRDLLLAFHRNDPTALSDALLEVVDRPEQIDEKKLERSLGRFMARYLSPGSRPNREIFSELFLLVARHGLTVPPEVAATFRALATVEGTVERLVADFDIVTEARRFAAARVQERLTYERVKDTLVEETISLTSVLRRLPRRVDRISSALEGGRLGIQIRLLADERDRRFLRGLVHDVLLSFIGGIIALVGAVLLSIDSKPTIIGSVSLSQLIGYNLLVISCILVLRVIFSISRGRG, translated from the coding sequence ATGCAGCACACAGCGTTCCTGATCCTCATACCGGTCCTCTTCGTGTTCACGCTGGTCGGCCTCTCCATGGGCGCCCGGCGACTGCTCGGTATAAGAATCGGCAAGATCCGTGCGGCGATCGGCGGGACCGTGGGTGTTCTGGCGACGATGCAGATCATCTCGGCCATGGGCCCGAGCAGTCACCGTCCGGCGATGACCTCCGTGCAGGTGGGCTGCGGAATCCTGGTCACGATGCTGTTCCTGGCGATCTCGGAGGTCCTGCTGCCCAGCAGCATGCTGTCCGACCTCGTCCGGCTGCCCGGAGTGATACGCCGCCGGGTGGCACGTACCCGGCGTTACGCGGAACTCAGCGCCATCGCCATGCGGAACGGTCTCTCGCCGTCACTGCGCGGACTCGCACGGGCCGGTTCGCCGAAGGGATCGGTCGCGGGCCGCCAGCAGTCCGCGCGCCGGCTGCGGCTGGCCCTGGAGGAGGCGGGCGCGACGTTCGTGAAGCTCGGGCAGATGCTGTCCACCCGCTACGACCTGCTCCCCGCCGAGTACGTCGAGGAGTTCTCGCGCCTCCACCACCAGGCGGCGGCCGAGCCGTGGGAGCGGGTGCGGGAGGCGCTGACCGAGGAGCTGGGCCGCGACCCGGAGACGGTCTTCGCCTCGTTCGACCGGGAGCCACTGGCCGCGGGGTCGATGGCCCAGGTGCACCGGGCCCGGCTGGCGGACGGCCAGGAGATCGCGGTGAAGGTCCAGCGCCCCGGCGCCGAGCAGGTCGTCGACCGTGACCTGGACATCCTGCTCCGGATCGGCCGCAAGCTGGAGGAGCACACCCACTGGGCCCGGAGCCTGGGGCTCTGCGACCTGATCGGCGGGTTCGCCGCCTCGCTCCACGAGGAGCTGGACTTCCGGACCGAAGCCCGCAACATGGCCGCCATCACCGCCGGAGCCGCGGAATCGGGAGCCACCGGCACCATCCGTACGCCGCGTGTGTACGAGGAGTTCAGCACCGAGCGGGTCCTGACCCTGGAGTGGCTGGACGGTGTTCCCCTCACCTCCGCCGGGGGCGCGATCGCCGCACGCGGACTGGACGGCGCGGCCCTCGCCCAGCAGCTGCTGGACTGCATCCTCGAACAGATCATGCTCGGCGGGGTGTTCCACGCCGACCCGCACCCGGGGAACGTACTGCTGCTGAGCACCGGGGAGCTGGGCCTGATCGACTTCGGCTCGGTCGGCCGGCTCGACCGGACGATGCGCTCCGCGCTGCGCGACCTGCTCCTCGCCTTCCACCGCAACGATCCGACGGCGCTCAGCGACGCGCTGCTGGAGGTGGTCGACCGTCCGGAGCAGATCGACGAGAAGAAGCTGGAACGGTCGCTGGGGAGGTTCATGGCGCGCTACCTGAGTCCCGGCAGCAGGCCGAACCGCGAGATCTTCTCCGAGCTCTTCCTGCTCGTCGCCCGGCACGGTCTGACGGTCCCGCCTGAGGTGGCGGCGACCTTCCGGGCGCTGGCCACCGTCGAGGGGACCGTCGAACGGCTCGTCGCGGACTTCGACATCGTGACGGAGGCCCGCAGGTTCGCCGCCGCCCGGGTGCAGGAGCGGCTGACCTACGAGCGGGTCAAGGACACCCTGGTCGAGGAGACGATCTCGCTCACCTCCGTGCTGCGACGGCTGCCCCGGCGGGTGGACCGGATCAGCAGCGCGCTGGAGGGCGGCCGGCTCGGCATACAGATACGGCTGCTCGCGGACGAGCGCGACCGGCGCTTCCTGCGCGGGCTCGTCCACGATGTGCTGCTGTCCTTCATCGGCGGGATCATCGCGCTGGTCGGTGCCGTGCTGCTGAGCATCGACAGCAAACCGACGATCATCGGTTCCGTCTCCCTCAGCCAGCTGATCGGCTACAACCTGCTGGTGATCAGCTGCATTCTCGTACTCCGGGTGATCTTCTCGATCTCCCGGGGCCGGGGCTGA